atcgagagcatcctgactggttgcatcactgcctggtatggcaactgcttggcctcagatcgcaaggcactacagagggtagtgcgtacgacccagtacataacgggggccaagcttcctgccatccaggacctctataccaggtggtatcagaggaaggccctagaaatggtcaaagactccagccaccctagtcatagactgttctctctgctaccaaacGGCAAGAGCTACtggagcgccaaatctaggtccaaaagacttcttaacagctaataaaatggctacccagactatttgcattgcccccccctcccttttacgctgctgctattctctgtttattatctatgcacagtcactttaactcaaaagggtttgtaagtaagcatttcattgtaaggtctacctacacctgttgtattcggcgcatgtgacaaatacaatttgattctaCCAGCTCCATTTTATTTAGCTTATAATTATGAGAGAGGATGGCGcaagaagaaagaaagaacggGGAAACCATACCATATATTTCCTCCTCAGTCCAGTCACCCTCTCCAATACCACACCCATGTAAAAAGATGGGTTTAATGCGAACACGGTACTGACAGTGAGGGTCATAGTTCACCATGATCCAAGTCTTCTCTTCTAAGGACTTACTCTGGAACGACATTACAGCAACAGACATTTGAGTGCTTTTACTCTACTAAACCTACATACTGTAATTCAAGACAACAAAGTTGATAAATAAAAGTGTACTTTATACAGTGGCTGGTTGTAAAAGACAATAACATTTTTGGAGACAAGTGCTAAAACGAAACAATGGCAGAATCACTGCCCATACAGAATCACTGCCCACACTTCTCTTTCCTTACCTCAGGTGTTTTACATCTGGTATAGTTGATGATGTACTTCCAACAGTGTGGATGTCTTATTTCTGGGGAAATCCAGCTAATATTGAGATTGCTCCCTTCCTCTGTGATCTTCAATTCAAGAGGTATGGGCTGCACTGCAGGAAGCATGGACAGAGAAAGAGTTAATAAAGCAACCTTTGAGAGAAAAACTGTATACATTGATGAAAATTAGAAACAAATTAAGCCAAATCGCCACGGGATGTTGATGCAACGTGATTACGATGATGTTAATTAAATAATAAGGAAACTATAATGACTCAGACTATTTATTATTTAGATTTTAGCCTCAGATTTAGCCCGAAGAGTGAAAATAGAGTAGTTTTAGTCTTACCATGGTCCTGAGGATTCACCTCGAAGGTATTCCGTACCGATGAACCGTTGAGAGTCCCATTGACCTGGAAGAAGATCGGTATGTGGAAGTCTCCTCTCAGATGACATCCTGTCCTCTGATTGCCGTTGTACAGGTACTCATTGCATTCTGATACCTTACTCATATTTTTGAACCTGAAACATCAGAAATGACGGGACTGAGATTGTATAGGTGTTGTCATAGTTACGGTCCTAAATATTTCCTAACCACATGACCCAATCAGGAAAAACATTGGGTCATAGATATAACAACTGAAAAACCAGCCAAACAAAGACTATCTTTGTAACTCTTCATCTATATTTTGTTGAATATAAACACTCTTCCACAGTTAGCCTTGTATTGGACCGTGAGTGGTGGAGAAGCAGGAAGTAGAATTGTTCTCACCCGTAGTAAAGCTGGAGGTCTTCTGGGACCTGATTGGATAGGAGCCAGCTGCAGTTCATGGCATTAGAGGAGTAGAGAAAACATTTGAAGTTCTTCACCAACTCTGTtataggagagagaaagagcgagagggtagagagcgagagagagagatttacacCCAAGTCAATGAGATTAactctgtagtatactgtatatggCCAGTTCCCTGGACAGAGATTGTCTAGTACTGGCCTAAAAAGTATGTTTATGGAGATCCTTAAAAAATGCGTTGTTTCCAATACTAGGTTTAATCTGATTTGGAAAAACAGCCAATAGAGAGTGACAAAGTTGTTTAGGAGAACATTCTGTTGTTGAAAACCAACCTGTGGGGGGAGGGATGGTGTGAACTACAGTTTGACTCAT
The sequence above is drawn from the Salvelinus namaycush isolate Seneca chromosome 36, SaNama_1.0, whole genome shotgun sequence genome and encodes:
- the LOC120030593 gene encoding interleukin-5 receptor subunit alpha-like, yielding MYTCWGVFVLYYFVSFVATRPETELPSPRNVTFSWTNEICWELSWSLPENVDSQRFKYHITQIGQKNKIMVRKETRLEKCYPLMGGVRFFIQTQCDHSKRMSQTVVHTIPPPTELVKNFKCFLYSSNAMNCSWLLSNQVPEDLQLYYGFKNMSKVSECNEYLYNGNQRTGCHLRGDFHIPIFFQVNGTLNGSSVRNTFEVNPQDHVQPIPLELKITEEGSNLNISWISPEIRHPHCWKYIINYTRCKTPESKSLEEKTWIMVNYDPHCQYRVRIKPIFLHGCGIGEGDWTEEEIYGKDGNRDWHLHVAAIFISVMAVIVSILVCFCIRKYKDKILPKVPKPTNLISDMFNNNNEMSVNENLYIPAQEEVDCKITLVQDQQRNDMNIQ